In Melanotaenia boesemani isolate fMelBoe1 chromosome 7, fMelBoe1.pri, whole genome shotgun sequence, a single window of DNA contains:
- the ccdc69 gene encoding coiled-coil domain-containing protein 69 yields MGCTQSKKKSKGKKGEKRQKGSSCRNEGGKPTSGESDVCLEKQLEHFEWQLNILKEVLSASGAPERAKLLKHHTNEEVCALVLGTLDKVKSETSAELNIQYEQRSKSAAEEQERLVKELQTRHEQEKSQLTEKFQAAENILKGKVEELTAELQVYNELKRRVEESTFKKDLQRNIQEHGSPGAFWESEQESLLFVIEMKTERVQEQSRKLQQMDELVEKNLSLEDQIIHVLQQNEDLKVRIDNCQTLIQQLSKEQQEVKAALERQVAVNQKLSLEKEQLMFKLRHRDSCPTIHLPAMMQEIAPR; encoded by the exons GTAAACCTACGTCAGGTGAGTCAGACGTCTGTCTGGAGAAGCAGTTGGAGCACTTTGAGTGGCAGCTGAACATTTTAAAGGAGGTGCTCTCAGCCAGTGGAGCCCCGGAGAGGGCGAAGCTACTGAAGCATCATACTAATGAGGAAGTGTGCGCCCTCGTCCTGGGCACGCTTGATAAG GTGAAAAGTGAGACTTCGGCTGAGCTGAACATCCAGTATGAACAGAGGAGCAAATCTGCTGCTGAGGAACAGGAACGACTGGTTAAAG agctgcagacgAGACATGAACAGGAGAAAAGTCAGCTGACAGAAAAGTTTCAGGCGGCAGAAAACATCCTCAAG GGTAAAGTGGAGGAACTGACGGCAGAGCTGCAGGTTTACAACGAACTGAAGAGACGAGTGGAAGAATCGACCTTTAAGAAGGACCTGCAGAGGAATATTCAG GAGCACGGCAGCCCAGGTGCATTCTGGGAGTCCGAGCAGGAGTCACTGTTGTTTGTCATTGAGATGAAGACTGAGCGCGTGCaggagcagagcaggaagctgcagcagatggaTGAGCTG GTAGAGAAGAATCTGTCTCTGGAGGACCAGATCATCCATGTCCTGCAGCAGAACGAGGACTTGAAAGTTCGGATAGACAATTGTCAGACTCTAATTCA GCAGTTATCGAAAGAGCAGCAGGAGGTGAAGGCGGCGCTGGAGAGGCAGGTAGCGGTCAACCAGAAGCTTTCCCTGGAAAAAGAGCAGCTGATGTTCAAACTGAGACACAGAGACTCTTGTCCGACCATCCACCTGCCGGCCATGATGCAGGAGATCGCACCCAGATGA